Within the Catalinimonas niigatensis genome, the region GCCATTGATCCTGGCAACCGCCTGCTGGCCCGTGGCCCCAGAGTACGTTTGAATGCCGAGCAGGTACGTGACCAGGCATTGGCTATCAGTGGTTTGCTGAGTGATAAAATGTACGGCCCCAGCGTGATGCCTCTCCAGCCGGAAGGCATCTGGCAGGTGGTATACAATGGTTTGGAATGGAAAACCAGCGAGGGTGAGGATCAGTACAGAAGGGCGCTCTATACTTATTGGCGCAGGACCAGCCCATACCCCTCCATGATTGCCTTTGATGGCCCCAGCCGGGAATTTTGTGTGACCCGTCGTATTGACACCAACACCCCGCTTCAGGCATTGGTGACGCTCAATGATCCTGTCTATATGGAGGCTGCCCATGCATTGGCCAAGCGCATGCAGCCGGCCGGTCAGGTGGAGGAGCAGATCAAAAAAGGCTATACCCTGGCTACGCTCAGAGAAATTGATGCTGAAAAGCTCCACGAACTGCAAAAATTATATGCAGAGACCCTGCTCCATTTTGAAGCACAGCCGGAAGCAGTAGAAAAAATTGCTGGTCAAAACGACATCCAGTTGGCTGTACTGACGATGGTAGCCAATGTGATCCTTAACCTGGATGAATTCATCACAAAATCTTAAAGCAACATGGATCTATTTCAAGAACTACAATACAAAAATTTACAGTATAAAACCCGTCGGCATTTTCTCAAACAGTGCACTTCGGGCCTGGGTGCCATTGCTTTTGGCTCTCTGATGGGATGTAACCCCTTCTCTTCTTCGGCCAAGAAAGAGATGCTGATGGATACCAGTCCTCTGGGAAATAAGTTTCCTCACTTTGCCCCCAAAGCCAAAAGGATTATTTATCTGCACATGGCAGGCTCACCTTCTCAGCTGGAACTCTTTGACTACAAACCGGAACTGGCAAAACTGCATAACCTGGATTGTCCACCTTCACTATTAGAGGGCAAGAAGTTTGCTTTTATCCAGGGTGTACCCAAAATGCTGGGACCACAGGCGAAGTTCAAAAATCACGGACAGTCGGGTACGATGGTTTCCAACCACCTGCCTCATTTTGCTTCGGTGGTGGATGAAGCGGCCATCATCAGAACCATGCATACCGATGAGTTTAACCATGCTCCTGCTCAGTTGCTTCTACAGACGGGTGGACCTCGTTTGGGCAGACCCAGTATGGGTTCCTGGGTAACTTATGGATTAGGTTCTGAAAACGAAAACCTGCCGGGATTTATGGTGTTGGTTTCAGGAGGTAAAACGCCGAGTGCCGGTAAAAGTGTGTGGGGAAGCGGTTTTTTACCTTCTGTTTATCAGGGGGTACAATGCCGCTCCGAAGGTGATCCTGTTTTGTATGTTTCTAACCCCGATGGGATTGATGGAAATCTGAGACGCAAGACACTGGACGCCATCAACCGCATCAACGAAAAAGAGTATCAGGAAATGCAAGACCCTGAAATACTGACCAGAATCTCACAGTACGAGATGGCTTTTCGCATGCAGACTTCTGTACCCGAAGTGATGGACATTGACAAAGAGCCGGAGCATATCCATAAGATGTATGGCACCGAACCCGGCAAATCTTCCTTTGCCAACAATTGCCTGCTGGCAAGAAGGCTGGTAGAGAAAGGTGTGCGCTTTGTGCAGCTTTTTGACTGGGGATGGGACTCTCACGGCACTGATAAAAGCACTGCGCTGGAAGCAGGTTTTCAGGACAAGTGTCGACAGGTAGACCAGCCCATGACTGCTTTGATCAAAGACCTCAAGCAGAGAGGCCTGCTGGAAGAAACTTTAATTGTTTGGGGAGGGGAATTTGGTCGTACGCCCATGCAGGAAAACCGTAATGGTAAGGAGATGCCTTTCATGGGCCGTGATCACCATACCGAAGCTTTTACTGTCTGGATGGCCGGAGGTGGTATCAAAGGAGGAGTGACTTATGGAGAAACCGATGAGATCGGATACTATGGCATCAAAGATCGCGTACATATCCATGATCTGCAGGCTACCATTCTTCACCAAATGGGCATGGACCATGAAAAGCTTACCTTTCCTTTCCAGGGCAGGGATTTCCGTCTTACCGATGTGGCGGGTAAAGTCGTCAAAGAGCTGATTGCCTAAACTATTGATCTAAAATTTGCTGATCTTCCATATCTATGAATCGCAGAACGTTTCTTGCTCAATCCGGTGCTTTTGGCAGCAGTCTGATGTTAAATAACCTACCACTGGCAAAAGAACATCCGCTTCCATTTACTGTTCCATCCGACTTTTCTCTTAAAATCATGGCCACCAACTGGGGCTTTGAGGGAAGCTGGGAAGCCTTTTGCGCCAAAGCCAAAGACAGTGGCTACGATGGCATAGAAGTCTGGGTGCCGCAGCAAGATGAAGATCTTGATCAACTGATGAATGCGGTTGACAAACATGATCTCTCTTATGGTTTTCTGGCTTCAGGGTCGGACGCGGATTTCAACAAGCATCTGGCGCAGTTTCAGCAATCGCTGGACAAGGCACTCAGTCTGAAACCACTTTTTATCAACTGTCACTCCGGTAGAGATTATTTTACTTTTGCGCAGAACAAGCAGATTGTTGACTACACTACACAAAAAAATCGTTCGTCGGGCATCAACATCTATCATGAGACCCATCGCTCCCGGATGCTATTTGCTGCGCACATCACCAGACAGTTTATAGAAAATATTCCTGAACTCAGGCTGACGCTGGATATTTCGCACTGGTGCAATGTACATGAATCGCTGCTACAGGATCAGGAAGAAACTGTAAAGCTGGCATTGAGCCGAACAGGGCATGTGCATGCCCGGGTAGGCCATGCGGAAAGTCCGCAGGTCACTGACCCCAGAGCACCGGAATGGAAACAGGAAGTAGAAACCCATTTTGCCTGGTGGGATCAGGTGGTGAAACAGAGCATCGCGCAAGGTCAGGCTTTGACCATGACGGCCGAATTTGGTCCGCCCAACTATATGGCGATGGTGCCCTTTACCCGCCAACCCCTGGCTGACCTCTGGGATGTGAATGCCTACATGATGCAGCTCTGGAGAGAAAGATATAGTAGTTAAATATTTTGTCAGTAGCTTTTTAGAAGCTTATTTACTTTTTCTTAGATCATGCAATTCCCTTATTCACCCAACCTATCATCCATGAAGCTAGTAAGCATGTTGGCTAAACATTCCCTGTCAGTTTTGATTATCATTTTCACGCTTTTTCAGGCATCAGCTCAACAAGTAATCATTCCCATTGAAACCGAGCATACCGCCCAAGTGCTACAGGTCGGCGAAAATCAGGATCTGGACATCATCTATTTTGGGAAAAAGCTGAGCAATACCGATGAATACAGACAGGTTCCGGTAGTATACAAGCAATCGGAAGATTATACGAACATGCTCAATGCGGCCTATACTTCTTCCGGCTCGCGCAATTTGCTGGAGCCTGCCATCACCGTTACCCATGCCGATGGCAACATTTCTCTGGATCTGAAATATGTGAGTCATCAAACGGAAAAGGTGGACGACAATGTATCTCTGCACAGTATTTTACTGAAAGATCCGGTCTACGATTTTGAGGTGACCCTTTTTTATAAAACCTATCAGCAGGAAGATGTAGTGGAGCAGTGGTCTGTCATCCGGCATAAGGAGAAAAAGAATGTGGTGCTGCACAAATTTGCTTCAGCTAATATTTATCTCAAAGCGGATGATTACTGGCTGCGGCAGTACCACGGCGACTGGGCCAAAGAAATGCAACCTGAAGAAACCCGACTTACACACGGCATTAAGACTTTGGATTCCAAACTGGGTACACGAGCCAATCTGTTTCAGCCTTCTGTATTTATGGTTTCTCTGGACAAAGTTGCTACGGAAGAGGAGGGGCAGGTACTCTATGGCGCTCTGGAATGGAGCGGTAACTTCCGCATTGATCTGGAAATGGACCCGCTGGATAACCTGCGTATCATCGCCGGTATGAATAACTACGCTTCCGACTACAGCCTGAAACCCAATGAGGAATTCAAAACTCCTGCTTTTCTGTATACTTTCTCTAGCCAGGGCAAAGGCTTAGCCAGCCGGAATCTACACGACTGGGCCAGAAACTATCAACTACTGGATGGCAAAGGAACTCGCCTCACCCTGCTTAACAACTGGGAAGCCACTTATTTTGACTTTAATGAGGAAATTCTGAAAGGATTGCTCAAAGATACCAAAGAACTGGGCGTAGACCTTTTCCTGTTGGATGATGGCTGGTTTGCCAACAAATACCCTCGCAATGGCGACAATGCCGGTCTGGGCGACTGGGAGGCTAACCGTAAGAAATTGCCCAATGGGATTTCCACTTTGGTACAAGAAGCAGAAGCCAACGAGGTCAAATTCGGCATCTGGATAGAACCGGAAATGGTCAATCCCAAAAGTGAATTGTATGAAAAGCATCCCGACTGGGTTATCAAGCAACCCAAGCGGGATGAGTACTACTTCAGGAATCAGCTGGTGCTGGACCTGAGCAATCCTGAAGTGCAGGATTTTGTATTCAAGGTTGTGGACGATTTGTTTACAGAAAACCCGGACCTGGCTTATATCAAATGGGATTGCAATGCAGTGATTTACAATGCCTATTCCGCCCATCTCAAAAACCAGTCGCACCTGTACATTGAGTATGTGCGGGGCTTGTACGATGTGCTGGAAAGAGTACGGGAGAAATACCCCACCGTACCCATGATGCTTTGCTCCGGCGGTGGCGGAAGGGTAGATTATGCTGCTCTTCAATACTTTACCGAATTCTGGCCCAGCGACAATACCGATCCCCTGGAGCGCATTTACATGCAGTGGGAATATTCTTACTTCTACCCTGCCATCAGTTCTTCCAACCACGTGACCGACTGGGGTAAGCAACCCATTAAGTTTCGCACCGATGTGGCCATGATGGGCAAACTGGGCTTTGATATCGTAGTAGACGAACTGGCCCCCCAGGACCTGGAGTTTTGTCAGCAGGCGATTGAGCATTATGATGAAGTGAAGGACATCATCTGGCAGGGCGATCAGTATCGCCTGTCTCATCCAAGAGAAAGTAGTGTGGCTTCCCTCATGTATGTGGATGAAGCGAAGTCTTCCGGGGTGATCTTCAATTACCTGGTAAATCCACGCTATCAGGCAGGCAGCCACAGGCCTATCCGTCTGAAAGGGCTGGATGCGGATAAACAATACAGGATTGAAGAGATCAATCTGTATCCGGGTACACAGTCTACACTAAATGCAGAGCAAAGCTATTCCGGTGATTTTCTGATGAACGTCGGCTTCAATCCTGATGTGCGTGCCGGACGTAACAGTGTGGTCTTGCAGATCAGAGAGGTGGACTAAATTATCCAACTATGAAGGAGCGCATCACCACCCAACGTTGGGGAAAGCATCAGGAGAAAGAGGTGTATCTCTTCAGGATAGAAAATACAGATGGAACCTTTGTGGAACTGACTAACTATGGAGCTTCCATGGTCTCCATTCATGTTCCTGATCGCAAAGGTGAATTGGGAAATGTGGTGCTGGGCTTTCCAAGTCTGGAAGGTTATGTACAGGATCGCTCTTATGTAGGAGCTACCATCGGCAGGTTTGCCAACCGGATCAAAGGCGCTGAATTCACATTAGACGGTAAACGCTATGTGCTGGAGGACAATGATCATGGAAATTCTAATCATGGCGGGACGAGTGGATTTCATGCCAAAGTCTTTGACTTTGAAGTAGGGGAGGATCAGCTGACCTTTCATTTGCACAGCCCTAATGGAGAGGGAGGTTATCCGGGAAATCTGCGACTGAGCGTTAGCTATTCCTGGAATGAACATCATGAGATGTACATTCATTATACAGCACATACAGACCAAAAAACCATCACCAATTTTACCAACCATGCGTATTTCAATCTATCTTCCGAAGCGCAGTCCATCCTTGACCATGAACTAAACATTGAAGCACAAGAGATGCTGGAAATGGGTGCTGACTTTATTCCTACAGGAAAGATTATTCCGGTAGCACATATAGATTTTTCTCAGGATAAGATAAGGAGTAAGATGACTTTCCGAAATGATACAGTTAAAGGCTTGAACAGTTGTTATGTGCTGGATAGAAAAACAGAAAAACCTGATGCTATCTTGATGGATGCTTCATCCGGCAGAAAGATGGAAGTGTTCACTTCCTACCCTGGCATGTTGCTCTATACCGGTGATTATCTTTTTAGCCAGGTTCCTGGCCACCATTCAAAAAATTACAAAGCTTTTGACGGCCTTTGCCTGGAATGTCAATATTATCCAGACAGCCCTCATCATCCTCATTTCCCTTCTTCCATACTGGAGGTAGGACAGTTGTATGATGAATTCATAAAATTAAGGTTCAATACGTTTTGAATCACTTTGAGGAAAGATTAGCTGCATGGTATAACCTTTGTAAAGCGACTGTACTTATTCACCTACCGCGCACGATTCATACAAATTTTCCTAGAATACAGCCGGTGGAACGGTTGGTTCTGCTACGGTACTTCCCATATACAACAATATAATAAGCGACTTTCACTCGTGCGAAATTATGAGAATCAGAGGCGAGTGCTTATTTTGGAGCATATTCATTTCCAACATATAACCTAAGCAACTTACAAGATGACAGAGTATAGCAAATCTTTAGAAAAATACATTATGCAATGGATAGTTTATCTAACTGCATTGCAGATGGCTGCTTGCACTGCTGAACCTGCTCAAAATATTGAAGAAGATATAGAAGCAATCACCAATATGAGCAAAGCCAGGGCTGAAGCTTTTAACAACAGTAATGCTCCGGAAATCGCTGCTCATTTTACTGAAGATGCTGTGCTGATGGCTCCCGGCAAAGAAGCCGGTATCGGTAAGGAGGCGGTACAAGCTTATTATCAGTCTATTTTTGATGTCTATGTTCCTGAACTTTCCAGCCATTATGAGGAGGTAGAAGTATCGGGAGATATGGCCTATGGCAGAGGCTTTGCTGAAGTGACGTTAATACCCAGAGAAGGCGGAGCACCTATTGTATCTACTTCCAAATATCTCAATATTCTGAAGCGTCAGTCTGATGGTTCGTGGAAAACCACCCATGATGTTTGGAATGGAAATGAACCCTAACTTGAGAGAAGAAGACTAGCTTTTTTGTGTATACCGATTTTTAAGAGAACACGCCCAAAATATTGATGACAAAGGGGAAACTTTCTTCAGGGGTGCATATGTTGTCAATCTGACAAGGAAGTAGAGATACAGCATTACTTTCCTGTAAAAGTGAGCATAGAGCTGTATATTTTACAATTATCTTATACACTACAAAAATTCTCTAAGGTAGAAGTAAAGAAATTTTGTAGATTTACATCTGAAATTTATTTCTCGGAAAATTTGAATCTTTTTTCTCTTTCCCGGATATTATTAAGCATCTGCCATCTTTAACAAAAAAACATTTTAATTAGCAA harbors:
- a CDS encoding DUF1501 domain-containing protein, translating into MDLFQELQYKNLQYKTRRHFLKQCTSGLGAIAFGSLMGCNPFSSSAKKEMLMDTSPLGNKFPHFAPKAKRIIYLHMAGSPSQLELFDYKPELAKLHNLDCPPSLLEGKKFAFIQGVPKMLGPQAKFKNHGQSGTMVSNHLPHFASVVDEAAIIRTMHTDEFNHAPAQLLLQTGGPRLGRPSMGSWVTYGLGSENENLPGFMVLVSGGKTPSAGKSVWGSGFLPSVYQGVQCRSEGDPVLYVSNPDGIDGNLRRKTLDAINRINEKEYQEMQDPEILTRISQYEMAFRMQTSVPEVMDIDKEPEHIHKMYGTEPGKSSFANNCLLARRLVEKGVRFVQLFDWGWDSHGTDKSTALEAGFQDKCRQVDQPMTALIKDLKQRGLLEETLIVWGGEFGRTPMQENRNGKEMPFMGRDHHTEAFTVWMAGGGIKGGVTYGETDEIGYYGIKDRVHIHDLQATILHQMGMDHEKLTFPFQGRDFRLTDVAGKVVKELIA
- a CDS encoding sugar phosphate isomerase/epimerase family protein; this encodes MNRRTFLAQSGAFGSSLMLNNLPLAKEHPLPFTVPSDFSLKIMATNWGFEGSWEAFCAKAKDSGYDGIEVWVPQQDEDLDQLMNAVDKHDLSYGFLASGSDADFNKHLAQFQQSLDKALSLKPLFINCHSGRDYFTFAQNKQIVDYTTQKNRSSGINIYHETHRSRMLFAAHITRQFIENIPELRLTLDISHWCNVHESLLQDQEETVKLALSRTGHVHARVGHAESPQVTDPRAPEWKQEVETHFAWWDQVVKQSIAQGQALTMTAEFGPPNYMAMVPFTRQPLADLWDVNAYMMQLWRERYSS
- a CDS encoding alpha-galactosidase → MKLVSMLAKHSLSVLIIIFTLFQASAQQVIIPIETEHTAQVLQVGENQDLDIIYFGKKLSNTDEYRQVPVVYKQSEDYTNMLNAAYTSSGSRNLLEPAITVTHADGNISLDLKYVSHQTEKVDDNVSLHSILLKDPVYDFEVTLFYKTYQQEDVVEQWSVIRHKEKKNVVLHKFASANIYLKADDYWLRQYHGDWAKEMQPEETRLTHGIKTLDSKLGTRANLFQPSVFMVSLDKVATEEEGQVLYGALEWSGNFRIDLEMDPLDNLRIIAGMNNYASDYSLKPNEEFKTPAFLYTFSSQGKGLASRNLHDWARNYQLLDGKGTRLTLLNNWEATYFDFNEEILKGLLKDTKELGVDLFLLDDGWFANKYPRNGDNAGLGDWEANRKKLPNGISTLVQEAEANEVKFGIWIEPEMVNPKSELYEKHPDWVIKQPKRDEYYFRNQLVLDLSNPEVQDFVFKVVDDLFTENPDLAYIKWDCNAVIYNAYSAHLKNQSHLYIEYVRGLYDVLERVREKYPTVPMMLCSGGGGRVDYAALQYFTEFWPSDNTDPLERIYMQWEYSYFYPAISSSNHVTDWGKQPIKFRTDVAMMGKLGFDIVVDELAPQDLEFCQQAIEHYDEVKDIIWQGDQYRLSHPRESSVASLMYVDEAKSSGVIFNYLVNPRYQAGSHRPIRLKGLDADKQYRIEEINLYPGTQSTLNAEQSYSGDFLMNVGFNPDVRAGRNSVVLQIREVD
- a CDS encoding aldose epimerase family protein, with product MKERITTQRWGKHQEKEVYLFRIENTDGTFVELTNYGASMVSIHVPDRKGELGNVVLGFPSLEGYVQDRSYVGATIGRFANRIKGAEFTLDGKRYVLEDNDHGNSNHGGTSGFHAKVFDFEVGEDQLTFHLHSPNGEGGYPGNLRLSVSYSWNEHHEMYIHYTAHTDQKTITNFTNHAYFNLSSEAQSILDHELNIEAQEMLEMGADFIPTGKIIPVAHIDFSQDKIRSKMTFRNDTVKGLNSCYVLDRKTEKPDAILMDASSGRKMEVFTSYPGMLLYTGDYLFSQVPGHHSKNYKAFDGLCLECQYYPDSPHHPHFPSSILEVGQLYDEFIKLRFNTF
- a CDS encoding YybH family protein; amino-acid sequence: MTEYSKSLEKYIMQWIVYLTALQMAACTAEPAQNIEEDIEAITNMSKARAEAFNNSNAPEIAAHFTEDAVLMAPGKEAGIGKEAVQAYYQSIFDVYVPELSSHYEEVEVSGDMAYGRGFAEVTLIPREGGAPIVSTSKYLNILKRQSDGSWKTTHDVWNGNEP